A window of the Coprobacter fastidiosus genome harbors these coding sequences:
- a CDS encoding putative transporter — protein MTWIENLLFTPSSVAHTVLLYAFVIAAGVYLGKMKIFGISLGVTFVLFVGLLAGHFGFVGEANIMHFMQEFGLILFVYSIGLQVGPGFFSSFKKGGMTLNLLATGIVLLNVAVACTIYFLANGRVEMPIMVGILSGAVTNTPGLGAAQQTLAQLHFDGKLDVVPEIASGYAAAYPLGVLGIILSMLIIRAIFKVKLDKESRQIEEETAASVLKPHLVTYKVENQLIFGKPLDELMKLIDRNFVISRIKKSNNEVIIPQSSTIIEQGDLLLIVLSIQDEDALKAFIGSTVEMDWEAIHAPVVSRRILVTKSEFNGRTIGSLRLPMGYRLNATRVNRAGVDLLANPNLTLQMGDRLTVVGKLEDINRLAERLGNSMKRLNEPNMITLFVGIFLGIILGSIPLAIPGMSSSMKLGLAGGPLVVAILIGRFGYKMKLVTYTSTSASLMLREIGICLFLASVGITAGGTFAETVFSGDGLLWVLWGFLITIIPLLIIGSIARGYYKINYFTLIGLIAGSNTDPPALAYANKTTSTDAPAVAYSTVYPLTMFLRVLTAQLLILLFC, from the coding sequence ATGACTTGGATTGAAAATCTGCTATTTACTCCTTCATCGGTTGCACATACGGTATTATTATATGCCTTTGTGATCGCTGCAGGAGTATATTTAGGGAAAATGAAAATCTTCGGCATATCCTTAGGAGTGACATTTGTGCTTTTTGTGGGGTTATTGGCCGGACATTTCGGATTTGTAGGAGAAGCCAATATCATGCACTTTATGCAAGAATTCGGGCTTATCCTTTTTGTTTATTCTATCGGGTTACAGGTAGGCCCGGGATTCTTTTCTTCCTTTAAAAAAGGAGGAATGACCCTGAACTTACTTGCAACGGGAATCGTATTGCTCAACGTCGCCGTAGCTTGTACCATCTATTTTTTAGCCAACGGTAGAGTCGAAATGCCTATAATGGTCGGTATTTTATCCGGAGCTGTAACAAATACTCCGGGATTAGGTGCAGCACAGCAAACTTTAGCCCAATTGCATTTCGACGGGAAACTCGACGTAGTGCCCGAAATTGCTTCCGGTTATGCAGCAGCTTATCCTTTAGGAGTTTTAGGTATTATCCTCTCAATGCTTATTATACGAGCTATATTTAAAGTAAAATTGGATAAAGAAAGCCGTCAAATAGAAGAAGAAACTGCAGCCAGTGTACTCAAGCCGCATCTTGTTACCTATAAAGTAGAAAACCAACTGATTTTCGGGAAACCTTTGGATGAACTAATGAAACTCATCGACCGCAACTTTGTCATTTCTCGAATAAAAAAGAGTAATAATGAAGTTATCATTCCCCAGTCTTCTACCATTATAGAGCAAGGCGACTTACTGCTGATTGTTCTGTCGATTCAAGACGAAGATGCGTTAAAAGCTTTTATCGGCAGCACGGTAGAGATGGATTGGGAAGCCATCCATGCTCCTGTGGTATCGCGCCGCATTCTTGTAACAAAATCGGAGTTTAACGGAAGAACGATAGGATCTCTTCGGCTACCGATGGGATACCGATTAAATGCCACCCGCGTCAATCGTGCAGGTGTCGATCTGCTTGCCAACCCGAACCTGACTTTGCAAATGGGAGACCGTCTGACTGTTGTAGGAAAACTGGAGGATATAAACCGTCTGGCAGAAAGACTCGGAAACTCGATGAAACGTCTTAACGAACCAAATATGATTACCCTTTTTGTCGGGATATTCTTAGGTATTATTTTAGGAAGTATTCCATTGGCGATTCCGGGAATGTCGTCATCCATGAAATTGGGATTGGCAGGAGGACCTTTAGTAGTTGCCATATTAATAGGACGTTTCGGATACAAAATGAAATTGGTAACTTATACTTCCACCAGTGCCAGTTTAATGCTTCGGGAAATAGGAATTTGCTTATTCTTGGCAAGTGTCGGAATTACGGCAGGAGGCACATTTGCAGAAACCGTATTCAGCGGAGACGGATTACTTTGGGTATTATGGGGATTCCTGATAACGATTATACCGCTTTTGATTATAGGTTCTATCGCTCGAGGTTATTATAAAATCAACTATTTTACACTTATCGGGTTAATCGCAGGGAGCAATACCGATCCGCCAGCATTGGCTTATGCCAATAAAACCACTTCGACAGATGCTCCCGCAGTCGCTTATTCAACAGTATATCCTCTAACGATGTTCTTGCGGGTACTTACCGCCCAACTATTGATTTTATTGTTTTGCTAA